The genomic segment TCAACTCTAAGACCACTCTCAGAACTGGCTCAACATCAACCACTACTTGTAGCCTTAGCCCTGCAATCAGCTTTACAAGACCCAGTCTACAGTACACTAAGACAAGTACCAGCCAAATCAGCACCATGCCGGGACACTCTTCAGCCACCACCACTAGTCCTAGCTCAAAGATTACCAGCCCAAGCTACAGGACCACTAGTTCCAGCCCTGTggccagcagtagcagtagctcaACTCCAGAAACTACAACCTCCGCTAGACCTAGCCCAAGGACCACCAGTCCAAGCTCCAGAATTGGGTCCCGGTGGACCCCCAGACCTGGCCTAAAGCCAAAACCAGGCACAAGGCCTATTCCAGGCCCCAGACCCAAACCTGGACCAAAACCAAAGCCTGTCCTGAAGCTCAGACCATCAAGTccaactggctcctccagcaccattcCAGAGGCCAATCCCAGAACTGGTTCTCCTCCAGCCACCACCATTAACCTTAGCCCACAGACCATCAGTTCAAGCATCCAGGCCAGCTCTTCCAGCTCAAGTTCAACTCCAGAAACAACAACCACCACAAGCCCCAGCCCAAGGACTGGCTTCACTTCTCTCAGCTCAAGGTCCACTAGTACCAGCTCCAGCCCTGAGACGACATCTGTCCAAAACCCTGAACCCAACACAACAACTATCAGACCTAGGATTAAGCCCAGACCTGGCCTACAGCCCAGACCTGACCTACAGcccaaacccagcctaaaacctgaACTACAGCCCAAACCAGGCCCAAAGCCTATTCCAGGCTTAAGGACTAAACCTGGACCACAATCAAAGCCCATCTTAAAgcccagaccacccagcccaaCCAGCTTCAATCCAAAGACCAGTAACATAACTGGTACAACTTTAACCCCCACCACTAGCCTCAGCCCTGGGATCAGAAGCCACAGTCGACAGACCATGACGACAAGCCAAAGTAGCACCACACCGGGCCACTCTCCAGGCACCACCCCAAAGATAACTAACCCAAGTTACAAGACCACTAGTTCCAGCCCTGGGGCCAACCTCAGCAGTAGCAGTACCCCAACTCCAGGAAATACTACCTCCGCTAGACCTAGCTCAAGGATCACCCATCCAAGCTCCAGAATTGGGTCCTGGTGGACTCGCAGACCCGGCTTAAAGCCCAAACCAGGCACAATAACTATTCCAGGACCCAGACCCAAACCTGGACCAAAGCTCAAACCTGCCTTTAAGCCCAGACCACCCAGTCCAACCAGCTCCTCCAGACCTGGCTCAACTCCAGACACCAAAACTAGCCTCACCCCAAAGACCAACAGTCCAAGCTCCAGGACTACCAGCTCCAGCACAGGGATTAGCTTTACCCCCAGTCCAGGCAGTCTCAGCAGAACCACACCAAGTCAATCTCCTGCAACCACCACTAGCTCTAGCTCAAAGATCACCAGTTCAAGGATCTGGACAGGCTCTTTCAGCTTAAGCATCATCACACTAAACCAAACCAAAACCACCACTAGCCCCAGCTCAATGACCAGCTTCACTAGCCTCAGCTCAAGGACCCCCAGCACCAGCATCAGTCCAGAGACAAATTCTGCACAACATCCTGAACCCAGCTCAACAATCACCAGACTTAGCATTAAGCCCAAACCTGGCTTAAAACCCAAACCAGACCAAAAGCCCAAGCCAGGCCCAAGGCCTATTCCAGGTCCAAGACATAAACCTGGACCAAAACTTAAACCTGTCCTGAAGCCCAGAACTGCTCCAAAGCCCTGGCCCAAAACCACCACCCAAGGTCAAAGGACCACTTCCCCCACACCTAGCCCCAAGACATCTAGTACCTCAAGCCAAAGGACCATGACCGACCCCAGCCCACAAATGACCGCAAGCCCTGGCTCAAGAACTACAAGACCTAACCAACAAACTACCCTCAGCTCTAGCTCAAAAAACATCTTTAACACTAGCCGGAAAACAACCACTAGCCCTGGCACAATTACCACTACTATTGCCAGTCTAAAATGTAAGACCAGCTCAAACCAACAGACTAGCATAAACCCTAGCCCCAAAACTTCTACTACTAAACCCATCCCATTGGCCAACTCTGACCATAGTCCAACTACCACCAAACCTGAAtcctctacccccagccccatACCTGAGTCTTCCACCCCCAGTGTGAGAGAACTTCGTGTGAAGACCAGCCGGGTATCTGCTAGTCTGAATGGCACAAAGGACACAAGTGGAGGGCCAAAGGTTTTACAAGGAGGGCACCCAAAGGTCCTGCTCACGGAGAAGGACCAGGTAGGCAGCAAGACTGACAGAACAGGGAACCAGCCTCAAAACCCTGCACTGATTTCACCAGGAGGTAAGATAAATCAATTTTACTTTACCTGCTATTGTCTGCTATTTAAATGGATTATGATAATTACATTGCAGTTGATGAATACATACAGTTTAGTTTGAACTTAACGTTGATTCATGTGGACTCTTcctgtaaaaatacaaataaactgaaaGTCAATCTTTCTTAAGGGTTCACTGAATCAAGCCATATCAAGCCATATTATGTACTGTTTGTTACCAGGTAGGCTATAGTAGATACCAAATGTGCTGACATTCATAGTAAGATAAAAAAAACGTGTAAACTTTATAGAATCCTGCTATACAGATATGACGATTAAAAATTCAGAATACTGTCTACGAAAACCCTATTGCTATCCTCAGTGATTAAGATAAATTATAAACTTCTATTGACACTCATTGCAAAGGTATTCAATACCTTTTGAACAACAAGGGCTGTTAAATATGATTGGTGTTTTCCTTGTTTACCATTTTGTTCTTTCTACTCCTGGATGACCCTTCAAAGACCAGTGAAAACATAAAACAAAAGTATACCatgtcacacacatggttatgggctttaaaaaaataagacacctgtaccatgtcagatatagagttgaaatgtattacattttgagtttgcattccAATATTACACTGCATATACATCacagaaaactgaaatataacaaagctttttgacatagaaacacagcaTTTttgtctgtttaaaaaaaaatattaataacattccacccatgaggccaaatcGGGCACGTTCGGTCATTGACTGTAGGAAATGACCGAACGTAGGCCTACAGAAAGGCCTACAGTAAGAAAGGCCTACAGTAAGAAAGGCCTACAGTAAGAACATTTGTGTTTGTGTTACGCGCCAAAGCACCTTTTTTTCAGAAATGATGACAGGCTACTCTAATCTTGTTTTCTCATTCCACTATCCTTCCACTCAACAGTTACCATGGCACCCAGAGACTGCTCTGACCACATGGCCAAGGGGGAGAGGAACAGTGGGGTCTACCAAGTGACCCCTGACCCTAAGAATGTAACCATCGCAGTGTTCTGTGACATGGAGTCTCATGACGGAGGGTGGACCGTCATTCAGCTCCGTCAGGACGGCAGTGTGAACTTCAACAGGACATGGGCTGAATACCGGACGGGCTTCGGTAACATGAGGGCTGGGGAGTTCTGGCTGGGCAATGACCACATCCACCTCCTGACCCGACACAGGGAGATGGTCCTCAGGGGCGGAGCTGGAAGACTTTAACAGAGTGAGGGAGTACGCAGAGTACAGGCTCTTCCGTGTGGCTGGCGAACGGCTGCGGTACCGCCTGTCTGTGGGTGGGTACTCGGGCACGGCGGGAGATGCACTTCAATTCAGCAAGAGTTACAACCACAACAACAGGTACTTTACGACTCCTGACAGGGACTATGACCGCTACCCTTCAGGGAACTGTGGGGCCTACTACAGCTCAGGCTGGTGGTTTGATGCCTGCATGGCTGCCAATCTCAACGGGAGATATTATGTGGGAAAGTACAAAGGGGTGAGGAACGGGATCTACTGGGGGACGTGGCATAATATATCTACAGAGTACTACCCAACAAATGACAGACAATCTTTCAAGACTGTCAGAATGATGATCAGGCCGAGAGGCTATGCAAAGTGAGCTAGACGGCTGGCTCTTCGTTTGGCGTACTCAGCTGTTGCAATTGTCAAACAGGGGGGATGGGAAACCCTATAAGGCCTCAGCAATTTTTCAATGGGTCCTTGACAAAAACaggaaaaatatgtattttttgagGAGGAGCACTGTTTATTAATGTGCAAATGCAGACATTCAGATTGTACTGCTGTTTAATATTTGGGGTGTTTATAGTGGCTGTTGTTTAACAAGCAGTTTGAATATATTGTATCTTATTTACTCTTTGAAATATTATAGTGGGTCAACCGCTACATCTTCTTGATTTTTTTTTCAATCGCTTTGGTGCTATTTTCtcaagtatgtggtacattttctaAAATCTTAGAACAAAACTCCAAACTGCTAACACATTTAACACAGCAAGTATTTTATTCAAAACCTTTTACTGTGCATTCATTTTGTTTGGAGACATCtttcaccacacaaccattgatcCAAAATATAAGTTTACAGTGAAATACCATGATAACATTgatttaatcaccaaaacacaacataatgGTATTTGCTCAATTTAGTGGTTTTAACAACCAGTTAATTAAATAGCAAAATTTGCAAGATACATGGTCCAAAATTGCCCTTTGAATGTAATATTCATTACAGTACGTTACACTGTTTTAGCATTAGGTAATACACTTGCACTACCCATCACAATTGACAAAAAATCTAATTTCCATAATTTCTATCCAATGATCAAAGGTGTGATCAACTTTCAAAATCATTGatgcaaaaaataaatatattgttCAGATACAATtacaacataaactcagcaaaaaaagaaacgtccctttttcaggaccctgtcttttaaacataattcgtaaaaatccaaataacttcacagatcttcattgtaaaggctttaaacacagtttcccatgcttgttcaatgaaccataaacaattaatgaacatgcacctgtggaacggtcgttaagacacaaacagatggtaggtaattaaggtcacagttatgaaaacttaggacactaaagaggcctttctactgactctgaaaaacaccaaacgaaagatgcccagggtatTGCTcctctgtgtgaacgtgccttaggcatgctgcaaggaggcctgaggactgcagatgtggccagggcaataaattgcaatgtccgtactgtgagacgcctaaaacagcactacagggaaacaggatggacagctgatcgtcctcgcagtggcagaccacgtgtaacaacacctgcacaggatcggtacatccgaacatcacacctgcgggacaggtacagaatggcaacaacaactttCCGAGTtccaccaggaatgcacaatccctccatcagtgctcagagaggctggactgagggcttgtaggcctgttgtaaggcaggtcctcaccagacatcaccggcaacaacgtcgcctatgggcactaacccaccgtcgctggaccagacaggactggcaaaaagtgctcttcactgacgagttgcggttttgtctcaccaggggtgatggtcggattcgcgtttatcgttgaaggaatgagcgttacaccgaggcctgtactctggagcaggatcgatttggaggtggagggtccatcatggtctggggcggtgtgtcacagcatcatcggactgagcttgttgtcattgcagggaatctcaacgctgtgcgttacagggaagacatcctcctccctcaggtggtacccttcctgcaggctcatcctgacatgaccctccagcatgacaatgccaccagccatactgctcattctgtgcatgatttcctgcaagacaggaatgtcagtgttctaccatggccagcgaagagcccggatctcaatcccattcagcacgtctgggatctgttggatcggaggttgattgatagggccattcccccaaaaaatttccgggaacttgcaggtgccttggtgtaagagtggggtaacatctcacaggaaGAACTGGCAAGTATGGTGCAGTCCATaaggaagagatgcactgcagtacttcatgcagctggtggccacaccagatactgactgttacttttgattttgaccccccctttgttcagggatacattattaaatttctgttagtcacatgtttgtggaacttgttcagtttatgtctcagttgttgaatcttaagttcatacaaatatttacacatgttaagtttgctgaaaataaacacagttgacagtgagaggatgtttctttttttgacgAGTTTAGGTGTACTGTAATCAAATTAAACAAATgaaattaattaaataaacatAACATTTAACATGGACTAGTTTGCATCAAGGATGTATTGAACATTTGGCCAAAGGTTCTCATTGAAATTCCAGTAAATGTCGTCATTGTTAATCCACATGGGGAAAAACCTTTTGGCATGGTGAAAATAAGCctgacatacactaccggtcaaaagttttaggacacctactcattctagggtttttctttattttacaattttctacattgtagagtaatagtaaagacatcaaaactatgaaaaaacacatatggaatcatgtagtaaccaaaaaagtgttaacctgtttgggatagggggcagtattttcacgtctggataaaaaaacgtacccgatttaatctggttactactcctgcccagaaactagaatatgcatataattagtagatttggatagaaaacactctaatgtttctaaaactgtttgaatggtgtctgtgagtataacagaactcatatggcaggccaaaacctgagaagattccatacaggaagtgccct from the Salmo salar chromosome ssa17, Ssal_v3.1, whole genome shotgun sequence genome contains:
- the LOC123728117 gene encoding LOW QUALITY PROTEIN: mucin-5AC-like (The sequence of the model RefSeq protein was modified relative to this genomic sequence to represent the inferred CDS: deleted 1 base in 1 codon), producing MEKESILEGERGRGGEIDRGSGNERERLWETKMQTEKESQGDKVRKKELETERKREGDREKEEERGRGNREEIQEKEEHQVVIEREREGKIEKEKQSQHPWQGKEIKNEKKKESDQEKKESDQEETGKKIEKEVEKTVQSVQRDGIGPVMTDDQDTTSPSPSTGFKHDSIPRPDSSGPDQTSNSIPRPATNPSTGSSSDTSRGYISSPSSSSTSSPRSSSISSTSSSQRTISSLPRQGATRSDPITTPSSGTSYRTARTSPSITTSTNQTTTSSSKRTTSPKNRPVQKHKPNQAKQAVRPRLKPRPPSPTSSSSSTTSFTSLSSWTTTTSSSPAWTRTKTTTGLSTKPKPKLKPKPGQKPIPGLRPKPGPKQRPVLKPSPPSPTSSSSFNSKTTLRTGSTSTTTCSLSPAISFTRPSLQYTKTSTSQISTMPGHSSATTTSPSSKITSPSYRTTSSSPVASSSSSSTPETTTSARPSPRTTSPSSRIGSRWTPRPGLKPKPGTRPIPGPRPKPGPKPKPVLKLRPSSPTGSSSTIPEANPRTGSPPATTINLSPQTISSSIQASSSSSSSTPETTTTTSPSPRTGFTSLSSRSTSTSSSPETTSVQNPEPNTTTIRPRIKPRPGLQPRPDLQPKPSLKPELQPKPGPKPIPGLRTKPGPQSKPILKPRPPSPTSFNPKTSNITGTTLTPTTSLSPGIRSHSRQTMTTSQSSTTPGHSPGTTPKITNPSYKTTSSSPGANLSSSSTPTPGNTTSARPSSRITHPSSRIGSWWTRRPGLKPKPGTITIPGPRPKPGPKLKPAFKPRPPSPTSSSRPGSTPDTKTSLTPKTNSPSSRTTSSSTGISFTPSPGSLSRTTPSQSPATTTSSSSKITSSRIWTGSFSLSIITLNQTKTTTSPSSMTSFTSLSSRTPSTSISPETNSAQHPEPSSTITRLSIKPKPGLKPKPDQKPKPGPRPIPGPRHKPGPKLKPVLKPRTAPKPWPKTTTQGQRTTSPTPSPKTSSTSSQRTMTDPSPQMTASPGSRTTRPNQQTTLSSSSKNIFNTSRKTTTSPGTITTTIASLKCKTSSNQQTSINPSPKTSTTKPIPLANSDHSPTTTKPESSTPSPIPESSTPSVRELRVKTSRVSASLNGTKDTSGGPKVLQGGHPKVLLTEKDQVGSKTDRTGNQPQNPALISPGVTMAPRDCSDHMAKGERNSGVYQVTPDPKNVTIAVFCDMESHDGGWTVIQLRQDGSVNFNRTWAEYRTGFGNMRAGEFWLGNDHIHLLTRHREMVLRAELEDFNRVREYAEYRLFRVAGERLRYRLSVGGYSGTAGDALQFSKSYNHNNRYFTTPDRDYDRYPSGNCGAYYSSGWWFDACMAANLNGRYYVGKYKGVRNGIYWGTWHNISTEYYPTNDRQSFKTVRMMIRPRGYAK